Proteins encoded together in one Camelina sativa cultivar DH55 chromosome 9, Cs, whole genome shotgun sequence window:
- the LOC104711137 gene encoding protein TOC75-3, chloroplastic, whose translation MAAFSVNGQLIPAATTSTNPNPLSSRRKFLSPSTSRLPRFSSPSPRVPSIKCSSSLPSRDTEPSSKDSLLKSLAKPLAVASVSSAASLFLFRISNLPSVLSGGGGGGGGGGGDGNFGGFGGGGGAGDGGFWGKLFSPAPAVADEEQSPDWDSHGLPANIVVQLNKLSGFKKYKVSDIMFFDRRRQTTIGTEDSFFEMVSIRPGGVYTKAQLQKELETLATCGMFEKVDLEGKTKPDGTLGVTISFAESTWQSADRFRCINVGLMVQSKPIEMDSDMTDKEKLEYYRSLEKDYKRRIDRARPCLLPAPVYGEVMQMLRDQGKVSARLLQRIRDRVQKWYHDEGYACAQVVNFGNLNTKEVVCEVVEGDITQLVIQFQDKLGNVVEGNTQVPVVRRELPKQLRQGYVFNIEAGKQALRNINSLGLFSNIEVNPRPDEKNEGGIIVEIKLKELEQKSAEVSTEWSIVPGRGGAPTLASFQPGGSVTFEHRNIQGLNRSLMGSVTTSNFLNPQDDLSFKLEYVHPYLDGVYNPRNRTFKTSCFNSRKLSPVFTGGPGVEEVPPIWVDRAGLKANITENFTRQSKFTYGLVMEEITTRDESSHIAANGQRLLPSGGISADGPPTTLSGTGIDRMAFLQANITRDNTKFINGAVVGERTVFQVDQGLGIGSKFPFFNRHQLTMTKFIQLLQVEEGAGKPPPPVLVLHGHYGGCVGDLPSYDAFVLGGPYSVRGYNMGELGAARNIAEVSAEIRIPVKNTHVYAFVEHGNDLGSSKDVKGNPTAVYRRTGQGSSYGAGVKLGLVRAEYAVDHNNGTGALFFRFGERY comes from the exons ATGGCCGCCTTCTCCGTCAACGGGCAGCTTATCCCGGCGGCGACTACCTCTACCAATCCTAATCCTCTCTCTTCTCGCCGGAAATTTCTTTCGCCTTCTACATCTCGTCTTCCTCGCTTCTCCTCACCGTCTCCTCGCGTCCCATCGATAAAATGCAGCAGTAGCTTACCTAGCCGAGACACTGAGCCGTCTTCGAAGGATTCTCTCCTTAAAAGCCTAGCGAAACCTCTAGCCGTAGCATCAGTCTCGTCCGCTGCGTCCTTGTTTCTATTCCGAATCTCGAATCTTCCGTCGGTTCTaagcggtggtggtggaggtggaggtggaggaggaggagatgggaATTTCGGTGGGTTTGGTGGTGGAGGCGGTGCTGGAGATGGTGGATTTTGGGGGAAATTGTTTTCTCCGGCTCCGGCGGTTGCTGATGAGGAACAATCACCGGATTGGGATTCTCATGGTTTGCCGGCGAACATCGTTGTGCAATTGAACAAGCTTAGTGGTTTCAAGAAGTATAAGGTTTCTGATATTATGTTCTTTGATCGACGGAGACAAACCACGATTGGTACTGAAGACTCCTTCTTCGAGATGGTCTCGATTCGTCCCGGCGGTGTTTACACTAAAGCTCAATTGCAGAAGGAGCTTGAAACCCTAGCTACTTGTGGAATGTTCGAGAAGGTTGATTTGGAAGGGAAAACGAAACCTGACGGAACCCTAGGTGTTACCATCTCCTTTGCTGAGAGTACATGGCAATCTGCTGATAGGTTCCGATGTATCAACGTTGGGCTGATGGTTCAGTCCAAGCCGATTGAGATGGACTCGGATATGACTGATAAAGAGAAGCTTGAGTATTACAGGAGCTTGGAGAAGGACTACAAGAGGAGAATTGATAGGGCTCGTCCGTGTTTGTTGCCTGCACCTGTGTATGGTGAGGTGATGCAGATGCTTAGGGATCAAGGGAAAGTGAGTGCGAGGCTTTTGCAGAGGATTAGGGACCGTGTTCAGAAATGGTACCATGACGAAGGGTATGCTTGTGCTCAAGTTGTGAATTTTGGGAATTTGAACACTAAGGAGGTTGTTTGTGAAGTTGTGGAAGGTGATATAACTCAGCTGGTGATTCAGTTTCAAGATAAGCTTGGGAATGTGGTTGAAGGGAACACTCAAGTTCCTGTGGTGCGCAGGGAATTGCCTAAGCAG CTCCGCCAAGGCTATGTTTTCAACATTGAAGCTGGGAAACAAGCTCTTAGGAACATCAACTCATTAGGTCTGTTCTCTAATATTGAAGTCAATCCACGCCCAGATGAGAAAAATGAAGGGGGAATTATCGTTGAGATCAAACTGAAAGAGCTAGAGCAGAAGTCAGCTGAAGTCAGTACGGAATGGAGTATCGTTCCTGGGCGCGGAGGAGCTCCCACACTG GCTTCATTCCAGCCAGGTGGGTCTGTTACTTTCGAACATCGAAACATCCAGGGTCTTAATAGGTCTCTCATGGGTTCAGTGACCACTAGCAACTTCTTGAATCCTCAG gaTGATCTTTCGTTTAAGCTTGAGTATGTGCACCCGTATCTGGATGGTGTTTACAATCCTCGTAACCGTACATTCAAGACGAGCTGCTTCAACAGCCGCAAACTTAGCCCAGTATTTACTGGAGGACCCGGTGTTGAGGAAGTGCCACCAATTTGGGTTGATCGAGCTGGTCTCAAAGCTAATATAACTGAG AACTTTACACGTCAGAGTAAGTTTACATATGGACTTGTGATGGAGGAGATAACAACCCGAGATGAAAGCAGTCACATTGCTGCAAATGGTCAGAGACTACTACCTAGTGGTGGAATCAGTGCTGATGGACCTCCAACAACCCTCAGTGGTACCGGTATTGATCGGATGGCTTTTCTACAAGCCAACATCACCCGCGACAATACCAAATTTATAAATGGGGCAGTAGTTGGAGAGAGGACTGTCTTTCAG GTGGATCAGGGACTGGGTATTGGGAGCAAATTCCCATTCTTCAACCGCCACCAGTTAACCATGACAAAATTCATTCAGCTGCTGCAAGTAGAAGAAGGCGCTGGTAAGCCACCACCACCAGTTCTAGTCCTCCACGGGCATTACGGAGGCTGCGTTGGCGACCTTCCAAGCTACGATGCTTTTGTCCTCGGTGGTCCGTACTCTGTCCGTGGCTACAATATGGGTGAGCTTGGCGCTGCTAGAAACATAGCCGAG GTCAGTGCTGAGATCAGAATTCCTGTGAAGAATACGCATGTCTACGCCTTTGTTGAGCACGGAAATGATTTAGGAAGCTCAAAGGACGTGAAGGGAAACCCTACAGCAGTCTACAGGAGAACGGGACAGGGTTCATCCTACGGTGCAGGTGTGAAACTCGGATTGGTCCGGGCGGAGTATGCTGTAGATCACAACAACGGAACCGGTGCTCTGTTCTTCCGGTTTGGAGAGAGGTATTAA
- the LOC104711138 gene encoding low-temperature-induced 65 kDa protein-like, with translation MSRQLDPVAELETLKTHVDHSGNPSLSTLSQRSQSGEASKRSPSGSPRKENEGEHSHHKKSLFSKMKDKAKKLQHSLSTKKRHDEEGDATMSPFSRFEDHEVREGGYASLSPRDKSKDRKTRELVEEEEEDPEYLGAPMYESKKAPEELKKTAMQHPRENPVITETNVLSVLPAKHDTEQEQKDCTGSSIEHPVISEKNVLSDVKQEKPADSDTTTFIGGSMAEKTEKECTSQEPISPSKTVTETVTEKLAPAYAKVSDATNAITKKIQDMAFPESTETEEEINDVSEINTAGTNQTTGLNTKVWDKGVSMKEYISQKFEPSEDDRELSRVISKAISPRKASSQATSFGAATTSLPAPNSADNKAPLLANTNEIVEEENHGKILQPN, from the exons ATGTCGCGTCAACTTGACCCGGTCGCTGAGCTCGAAACCTTAAAAACACATGTTGATCATTCTGGTAACCCCAGCCTCTCAACACTTAGCCAGCGTTCCCAAT CTGGTGAAGCTTCAAAGAGGTCGCCTTCTGGTTCACCAAGAAAGGAAAATGAAGGAGAACATTCTCACCACAAGAAATCTCTGTTCTCCAAAATGAAGGATAAGGCGAAAAAACTGCAGCACAGCCTCAGCACCAAGAAGAGACATGATGAAGAAGGTGATGCAACCATGTCACCGTTTAGCAGATTCGAAGACCATGAAGTTAGAGAAGGAGGTTATGCATCACTTTCACCACGTGACAAGTCCAAAGACCGTAAAACCAGAGAattagttgaagaagaagaagaagatcctgAATATCTTGGAGCCCCAA TGTATGAATCAAAGAAGGCACCTGAAGAGTTAAAGAAGACTGCTATGCAGCATCCCCGGGAAAACCCTGTGATCACTGAGACGAATGTCTTGTCTGTTCTCCCAGCCAAACACGACACtgaacaagaacaaaaagattGTACTGGTTCCAGCATAGAACATCCTGTGATCTCTGAGAAGAATGTTTTGTCTGATGTCAAGCAAGAGAAGCCTGCTGATTCTGACACAACAACGTTTATAGGAGGATCCATGGCTGAGAAGACAGAGAAAGAGTGCACAAGCCAAGAACCAATTAGTCCAAGCAAAACCGTAACAGAAACCGTGACAGAGAAGCTAGCACCTGCTTATGCCAAAGTCTCTGACGCAACTAACGCTATAACCAAGAAGATTCAGGATATGGCTTTTCCAGAATCAACAGAgacagaagaagagataaatgATGTTTCAGAAATAAACACTGCTGGAACTAACCAGACAACTGGCTTGAATACTAAG GTGTGGGACAAAGGAGTATCAATGAAGGAATACATATCCCAGAAGTTTGAGCCTAGCGAAGACGATAGAGAACTTTCTCGAGTGATATCTAAAGCTATCAGTCCTCGTAAAGCTTCTTCTCAGGCTACTAGTTTTGGTGCAGCCACAACCTCCTTACCTGCTCCAAATTCAGCAGACAACAAAGCCCCCCTTTTAGCCAACACGAATGAAA ttgttgaagaagaaaatcatGGGAAGATACTTcaaccaaactaa
- the LOC104715342 gene encoding receptor like protein kinase S.3 gives MDGLVQQLTFSLEKYGLTKLQQTQQWHSQNRLKAFLRTCSNLTIDIKVYLLRMGAALRSMYVNSKYEEVREEWEEDYSPQRFSYKALYKATKGFKESEVLGTEANGTVYKGKLSSNAHIAVKKVSLDAEQDTKNLVSQIVGIGKLRHKNLVQLLGYCRRKGELLLVYDYMPYGNLDDFLFNDERPNLSWSQRLHIIKGVASALVYLHEQIVLHRDVKAANVLLDEDLNGRLDFGLARFGTNRNPMLGSVGYVAPELIITGMPTTKADVYSFGALLLEFACGRMFIEYPGKPEEFNLISWVCQCWKRGNLAGARDARLEGDYVCKEIELVLKLGLLCAQYNPEDRPSMSQVVNYLEGNDVLPEMPPDTPGISIPTPYNEVLA, from the exons ATGGACGGTCTGGTACAACAGTTGACCTTCTCTCTTGAAAA ATACGGCTTGACAAAGTTGCAACAGACACAACAATGGCATTCACAAAATCGGTTAAAAGCTTTCTTGAGAACCTGCAGTAATCTGACAATAGATATTAAAGTATATCTTTTGAGAATGGGAGCAGCATTAAGATCAATGTATGTGAACAGCAAGTACGAAGAAGTCCGAGAAGAATGGGAGGAAGATTACAGCCCTCAGAGGTTTTCTTACAAAGCTCTCTACAAAGCCACCAAAGGATTCAAAGAGAGCGAGGTGCTCGGTACAGAGGCAAACGGTACAGTATACAAAGGAAAGCTATCTTCCAATGCACATATTGCTGTAAAGAAAGTTTCTTTGGATGCCGAACAAGATACCAAGAACCTGGTTTCTCAGATTGTTGGTATAGGGAAGTTAAGGCACAAGAACCTTGTGCAGCTCTTAGGATACTGCAGAAGAAAAGGTGAATTACTCTTGGTCTATGATTATATGCCTTATGGAAACCTTGACGATTTCTTGTTTAACGACGAAAGGCCTAACCTTAGTTGGTCCCAAAGGCTTCACATAATCAAAGGAGTGGCTTCAGCACTTGTTTATTTGCACGAACAGATTGTTCTCCACCGAGATGTTAAAGCCGCAAATGTACTATTGGATGAGGATTTAAACGGGCGGCTAGATTTCGGTCTAGCTAGGTTCGGCACAAACAGGAATCCAATGCTTGGAAGCGTAGGGTATGTGGCACCAGAGCTAATCATAACAGGAATGCCAACAACCAAAGCAGATGTTTATTCATTCGGAGCATTACTACTTGAGTTTGCGTGTGGAAGAATGTTCATAGAGTATCCGGGGAAGCCTGAAGAGTTTAACTTAATCAGCTGGGTGTGTCAATGCTGGAAAAGAGGGAACTTGGCTGGTGCCCGCGATGCTAGATTGGAAGGAGATTACGTCTGCAAGGAGATAGAGTTGGTACTGAAGCTTGGACTACTCTGTGCACAATACAATCCAGAGGACAGGCCTAGTATGTCCCAAGTGGTAAACTATCTTGAAGGAAATGATGTTTTGCCTGAGATGCCACCAGACACACCCGGGATCAGTATTCCAACACCGTACAATGAAGTTCTTGCGTAG